The Pseudanabaena galeata CCNP1313 genome includes a region encoding these proteins:
- a CDS encoding TldD/PmbA family protein: protein MSSAISVEKLVSDAKETASKLKIDKFDIYGAIVDETSAEVDSGEPKQVSASNRASITVRVWNDQGTVGVTSTTNIDRLGLELALQSAHEASFFGAKENIPDFSPEAIADIPSREAQTAPQTAIEQLVETLLGAEKELLAKHTAIAGVPYNGLSQRDVSRFYLNSAGAMRNESSSYSSIYLYTKTEEEDRKPRSAGAYRVSRSFEGLDVKGCIEETAEKTISHLNYDKIKSGKYLVVFSPEAFLSLISAFSSLFNAQSILDKNSLSSPESIGTQIASPLLNVSDDELHVGNVGASTFDGEGTPTRRTPLIVNGVLTNFLHSSVTAKRLDAKPTGNGSIGSKVSVSPNFFHVERSSEANASNEKVYDLATAENVILIDDLQALHAGVQASQGSFSLPFDGWLINKGDRVSVESATVAGDILDLLKAIAYVEPEVKITPSGVAPQIWVEGLSITGEA, encoded by the coding sequence ATGTCATCAGCGATCAGTGTGGAAAAATTAGTCTCCGATGCTAAAGAGACCGCAAGCAAGCTAAAAATCGACAAATTCGATATTTATGGTGCAATCGTCGATGAAACTAGTGCTGAAGTCGATAGCGGCGAACCTAAGCAAGTATCAGCCTCTAACCGCGCTAGCATCACCGTGCGGGTTTGGAATGATCAGGGAACCGTTGGCGTTACTTCTACCACCAATATCGATCGCCTTGGTCTAGAACTCGCACTTCAAAGCGCCCACGAGGCAAGTTTCTTTGGGGCTAAGGAAAATATTCCTGATTTTAGTCCCGAAGCGATCGCTGATATCCCCTCTCGCGAAGCACAGACTGCACCACAAACAGCGATCGAGCAGCTAGTCGAGACCCTCTTGGGCGCAGAAAAAGAATTACTAGCGAAACATACAGCGATCGCAGGTGTTCCCTATAATGGCTTATCTCAACGCGATGTCAGTCGCTTCTATTTGAATAGCGCTGGTGCAATGCGAAATGAGAGTAGTTCCTATAGCTCTATCTATCTCTATACTAAAACAGAAGAGGAAGATAGAAAACCTCGCAGTGCTGGTGCGTATCGAGTCAGTCGTAGTTTTGAAGGTTTAGATGTCAAGGGTTGCATTGAGGAAACTGCGGAGAAAACGATTAGTCATTTAAACTATGACAAAATCAAATCTGGCAAATATTTAGTTGTGTTTTCCCCTGAAGCATTTTTGAGCTTAATCAGTGCTTTTTCTAGCCTCTTCAATGCTCAAAGTATTCTCGACAAAAATAGTCTCTCTAGTCCCGAATCCATCGGCACACAGATCGCATCACCACTATTAAATGTTAGCGACGATGAACTTCATGTGGGAAATGTGGGTGCATCAACCTTTGATGGAGAAGGCACTCCCACACGCCGCACTCCGTTAATTGTGAATGGAGTTTTAACCAATTTCCTACATAGCTCTGTCACCGCAAAACGTTTAGATGCTAAACCCACAGGCAATGGGAGCATTGGCTCGAAGGTTTCAGTCAGTCCTAACTTCTTCCACGTTGAGCGTAGTAGCGAGGCTAATGCATCCAATGAGAAGGTCTACGATTTGGCAACGGCTGAAAATGTAATTTTAATTGATGATCTGCAAGCGCTTCATGCAGGTGTGCAAGCTTCGCAGGGTTCTTTTTCGTTACCCTTTGACGGCTGGCTGATCAATAAAGGCGATCGCGTTAGTGTTGAGTCGGCTACGGTAGCGGGTGATATTTTGGACTTGCTAAAGGCGATCGCCTATGTCGAGCCAGAAGTAAAAATTACGCCTTCAGGTGTCGCGCCCCAAATTTGGGTAGAAGGACTATCCATTACAGGCGAAGCTTAA
- a CDS encoding pentapeptide repeat-containing protein, with amino-acid sequence MDAKEFLQIYRTGRKVFSNVVLVGVDLQAIDLHKVDFSHAHMSKANLASAKLCRANLTGADLSYANLNSADLHRANLRHANLKGADLRKVDLRGADLRGANLSWANLQEAIFDGAQMTNTNLYNAKT; translated from the coding sequence ATGGATGCTAAAGAATTTTTGCAAATATATCGAACGGGGCGCAAAGTATTTTCTAATGTTGTTCTAGTGGGAGTCGATTTACAGGCGATCGATCTTCACAAGGTTGACTTTAGCCACGCCCACATGAGCAAAGCCAACTTAGCTAGCGCTAAACTTTGTCGGGCTAATCTTACTGGGGCAGACCTGAGTTATGCCAATTTGAATAGTGCTGATCTGCATCGGGCAAATTTGCGTCATGCCAATCTTAAGGGTGCAGATTTACGCAAAGTGGATCTACGTGGGGCAGATTTACGAGGCGCAAACTTGAGTTGGGCTAATTTGCAAGAGGCTATTTTTGATGGCGCTCAAATGACTAATACCAATTTATACAATGCCAAAACCTAG
- a CDS encoding transposase: MLDFQEHIEQRAQRAYGDRPARLIEKRRFQVDYTLDSNALDTQMQALVWRVYATNYPSSDLSLAQAVAVYRQEYLIEHGFGRLKGQPLSLAPMFLQREDHIKGLIRLLSIGLRLLTLVEFQIRRPLFLE; the protein is encoded by the coding sequence GTGTTAGATTTTCAGGAACACATTGAACAACGGGCTCAACGAGCCTATGGGGACAGACCAGCTAGGCTGATTGAGAAACGTCGGTTTCAAGTCGATTATACCCTTGACAGCAATGCGCTTGACACTCAAATGCAGGCGTTGGTCTGGCGCGTATATGCCACCAACTATCCCTCATCCGATTTGTCTCTTGCTCAGGCTGTTGCTGTCTACCGTCAGGAATATTTAATTGAGCATGGTTTCGGGCGACTCAAAGGTCAACCTCTCTCTTTGGCTCCTATGTTTCTCCAACGAGAAGACCATATTAAAGGGTTGATTCGTCTTCTCTCCATCGGCTTACGGTTACTCACTCTTGTCGAGTTTCAAATCCGTCGCCCTCTCTTTCTGGAATAG
- a CDS encoding DUF29 domain-containing protein, translating into MTQTIARKSLYESDYLLWTQETIAKLKARDFDHVDFENLIEEIEDLGRSYRDELESRLDVLLSHILKRLYVPLVNDYNGWERTIREQRKQIRRRLEKSPSLKNYLPEIFDKIWQDALKEVREDYPQYDFPDWQFDRDIDTLLNSHFWS; encoded by the coding sequence ATGACTCAGACAATTGCCAGAAAATCCTTATATGAATCTGACTACCTTCTTTGGACTCAGGAGACTATAGCTAAGTTAAAAGCTAGAGATTTTGATCATGTAGACTTTGAAAATTTGATAGAAGAGATTGAAGATTTGGGGCGTTCTTATCGGGATGAGCTAGAGAGTCGATTGGATGTATTGCTATCTCATATTTTGAAGCGGTTATATGTTCCTCTAGTCAATGATTACAATGGTTGGGAAAGAACTATTAGAGAACAGCGTAAGCAAATTAGACGGCGCTTAGAAAAGTCTCCTAGTCTGAAGAATTATTTGCCTGAAATTTTTGATAAGATTTGGCAAGATGCACTCAAGGAAGTTAGAGAAGATTATCCACAATATGACTTTCCCGATTGGCAGTTTGATCGTGATATCGACACATTGTTAAATAGTCATTTCTGGAGTTAA
- the yidD gene encoding membrane protein insertion efficiency factor YidD, giving the protein MQKRIPVKIPIITNIINRSTRGLAVTAISGYQKFISPHKGFSCAHRVLYGCDSCSQYFKRVIAEEGILTAIANAKERFQECREANEILKNRRAKCRTRKKYYASRLPSNTLAIESGEQETPDVPEDSEETNAASKHKLGGSQWSHKRRQANNNDSGGGNNNCDRCDYVDCSDCGHGLDLIPSDCGDDQNCNNPFEAMDCPELSCPDLNCGNADCLSGMDCSGLDCGVLDCGVLDCGSCG; this is encoded by the coding sequence ATGCAGAAGAGAATCCCTGTCAAAATACCGATCATTACTAATATCATTAACAGGTCAACACGCGGTTTAGCAGTAACTGCCATTAGTGGTTATCAAAAATTTATCTCGCCCCATAAAGGTTTTTCTTGTGCCCATCGTGTATTGTATGGCTGTGATTCCTGTTCACAATATTTTAAGCGCGTGATTGCAGAAGAGGGAATTTTAACAGCGATCGCGAATGCTAAGGAGCGATTTCAAGAATGTCGGGAAGCTAATGAAATTTTAAAAAATCGTAGAGCAAAATGTAGAACTAGGAAGAAGTACTATGCAAGTCGTTTGCCTTCCAATACCCTAGCCATTGAGTCAGGGGAGCAGGAAACTCCCGATGTACCTGAGGATTCTGAAGAAACTAATGCCGCAAGCAAACATAAACTAGGTGGTTCACAATGGAGCCATAAACGGAGACAAGCTAACAACAACGATAGTGGAGGAGGGAATAATAACTGCGATCGCTGCGATTATGTTGACTGTTCTGACTGCGGACATGGACTTGATCTAATTCCATCGGATTGTGGGGATGATCAGAACTGTAATAATCCCTTTGAAGCGATGGATTGTCCCGAACTAAGTTGCCCCGATTTGAACTGTGGTAATGCTGATTGTCTGTCTGGTATGGATTGCAGTGGGTTAGACTGTGGAGTGCTAGACTGTGGAGTGCTAGACTGTGGCAGTTGTGGTTAA
- the aroF gene encoding 3-deoxy-7-phosphoheptulonate synthase: protein MIVVTKIGTPAEEVARICEELSSWGLSPEKIVGKHKVVLGLVGETADLDRHRIEELSPWIESVLRVERPFKRASREYRQNESSVVIIPTPNGDIAIGENHPLVTVAGPCSVENEEMIVETALRVKASGAQFLRGGAYKPRTSPYAFQGHGESALSLLAAAREASGLGIITEVMDTADIEKIAEVADVLQIGARNMQNFSLLKQVGKQNKPILLKRGLAATIDDWLMAAEYILAEGNPNVILCERGIRTFDREYTRNTLDLSAIPVLRKLTHLPIMIDPSHGTGWSEYVPSMSLAAIAAGVDSLMIEVHPNPKRALSDGPQSLTFDDFDKLMIKINRMAQVMERA from the coding sequence GTGATCGTAGTAACCAAGATTGGTACACCCGCAGAAGAAGTTGCGAGGATCTGCGAAGAACTATCTAGTTGGGGATTATCACCAGAGAAAATTGTGGGAAAACATAAAGTTGTATTGGGACTAGTGGGTGAGACAGCCGATCTTGATCGCCATCGCATCGAGGAACTAAGTCCTTGGATAGAGTCAGTTTTGCGGGTAGAACGCCCCTTTAAACGCGCTAGCCGTGAATATCGCCAAAATGAATCGAGCGTGGTAATTATACCTACGCCTAATGGTGATATTGCGATCGGCGAAAATCATCCCTTAGTGACAGTTGCGGGCCCTTGCTCCGTTGAAAACGAAGAAATGATCGTGGAAACTGCCTTGCGTGTGAAAGCATCAGGGGCGCAGTTTTTGCGGGGTGGAGCCTATAAGCCACGGACTTCTCCCTATGCCTTTCAGGGACATGGTGAGAGCGCTTTGTCTTTGTTGGCGGCGGCGAGAGAAGCAAGTGGCTTAGGGATTATTACGGAAGTAATGGATACTGCTGATATTGAGAAAATTGCTGAAGTTGCTGATGTGCTGCAAATCGGTGCTAGGAACATGCAGAATTTCTCGTTGTTGAAGCAAGTGGGAAAACAGAATAAGCCGATTCTGCTCAAGCGTGGATTAGCGGCTACCATTGACGATTGGTTAATGGCGGCTGAATATATTCTTGCTGAAGGAAATCCCAATGTAATTCTTTGTGAACGTGGGATTAGAACTTTCGATCGCGAATATACTCGCAATACTCTCGACTTATCTGCGATTCCTGTATTACGCAAACTAACGCATTTGCCGATCATGATCGATCCTAGTCATGGTACAGGTTGGTCAGAGTATGTGCCATCAATGAGTTTGGCAGCGATCGCTGCGGGTGTCGATTCCCTAATGATCGAAGTTCATCCTAATCCTAAGCGAGCTTTGTCTGATGGTCCTCAGTCACTTACTTTTGATGATTTTGATAAGTTAATGATTAAAATCAATCGCATGGCACAAGTAATGGAGCGCGCATAA
- a CDS encoding acyl-CoA thioesterase produces MNLPFIYDRTIHFCDTDAAGVVYFANGLSICHEAYEASLAASGIELQSFFRGGAIAVPITHASIDFFKPMICGDRIAVSLVKTLLSPDSFQIEYQLFFDLESGEKKAIAKALTKHICIDSITRKRCNLSQDLMKWIELN; encoded by the coding sequence ATGAATTTACCCTTTATTTACGATCGCACAATTCATTTTTGCGACACTGATGCGGCTGGAGTGGTCTATTTTGCTAATGGATTATCAATTTGCCATGAAGCCTACGAAGCTTCGCTAGCAGCATCGGGAATTGAGCTTCAATCTTTTTTTCGAGGTGGTGCGATCGCTGTGCCAATTACCCATGCAAGTATTGATTTTTTTAAACCAATGATTTGTGGCGATCGCATTGCGGTTTCGCTAGTAAAAACTTTGTTAAGTCCTGATTCTTTTCAAATTGAATATCAATTATTTTTTGATCTAGAAAGCGGCGAAAAAAAGGCGATCGCTAAAGCCTTAACTAAACATATTTGTATTGATTCCATCACTCGAAAGCGGTGTAATCTATCCCAAGACCTCATGAAATGGATTGAATTGAATTAA
- a CDS encoding class I SAM-dependent methyltransferase → MTTILRDWSYRYQWFYDTVSALAAISVGGEKRFHRLFLKDLQINPDAKVLDLCCGAGQATRELVKHFQNVTGLDASPIAIKRAKQNVPQAEYVESFAEKMPFSDRTFDLVLTNTAMHEMDSEQLQQIIQEVHRILTPEGQFIIIDFHRPINPLFWLPIATFLWLFETETAWQLIKTDLSQLLSKSGFKVESCQLYAGGSLQVLRSSK, encoded by the coding sequence ATGACAACAATTTTACGTGATTGGAGCTATCGCTATCAATGGTTTTATGACACTGTATCGGCTCTTGCTGCAATTAGTGTTGGTGGGGAAAAGCGATTTCACCGTTTATTTTTAAAAGATTTGCAAATCAATCCTGATGCGAAAGTTCTTGACCTTTGTTGTGGTGCAGGACAGGCAACAAGGGAACTAGTTAAGCATTTCCAAAATGTTACGGGCTTGGATGCCTCCCCGATCGCCATTAAACGCGCCAAGCAAAATGTGCCACAAGCGGAGTATGTAGAATCTTTTGCTGAGAAAATGCCTTTTAGCGATCGCACTTTTGATCTGGTACTCACGAATACAGCCATGCATGAGATGGACTCAGAGCAGTTACAGCAAATCATTCAAGAAGTGCATCGGATTTTGACACCTGAAGGACAGTTTATCATTATTGATTTTCATCGCCCTATTAATCCCTTGTTTTGGCTACCTATTGCGACTTTCCTGTGGCTATTTGAGACAGAAACTGCATGGCAATTAATTAAAACCGATTTGTCACAGCTTTTGAGTAAATCTGGTTTTAAAGTTGAGTCTTGCCAACTTTATGCTGGTGGTAGTTTACAAGTTTTGCGATCAAGCAAATAA
- a CDS encoding lipid-A-disaccharide synthase-related protein — MTSIPKRVLFISNGHGEDLNACEVLKALRQKYPEVETIALPIVGEGNAYRRAGVPIATQTKILPSGGFAYMSVQKQIADFQSGLINLTWQQIKAARECGKTCDFVFATGDVVPALFAYLTGLPYAMFLVSSSAFYENRYVPRWLQALMMRSPRCRQILTRDAYSAELIRKRGYQNTSFVGYPIMDVLEPSGKDLALSPDVPAIALLSGSRLPEAAENLVLQLQLCEKIAQEYAPHPVQFRAAIVPSVAPQLPELAVQAGWQYADGKMYHPKTNISVLCFSDAFADILHHCDLAIGMAGTAVEQMVGLGKPVIQIMGNGPQFSYRFANAQERLLGLSVQTIGKEPATLKILQEAAQCVKRTLSDRDYLERCKQNGMERVGAKGGSERLADAIAQILAKSC, encoded by the coding sequence GTGACTTCAATCCCCAAACGAGTTTTATTCATTAGTAACGGTCACGGTGAAGACCTAAATGCTTGTGAAGTTCTCAAAGCCTTGCGTCAAAAATATCCAGAGGTAGAGACGATCGCCTTGCCGATTGTTGGTGAAGGTAATGCCTATCGACGGGCTGGTGTGCCGATCGCTACTCAGACAAAAATCTTGCCATCGGGGGGATTTGCTTATATGAGTGTGCAGAAACAGATTGCAGATTTTCAATCTGGCTTGATTAATCTGACTTGGCAACAAATTAAGGCGGCGCGAGAATGTGGTAAAACCTGTGATTTTGTGTTTGCGACAGGTGATGTTGTGCCTGCGCTATTTGCTTATCTGACGGGGTTGCCCTATGCCATGTTTTTAGTGTCATCATCGGCATTTTACGAAAATCGGTATGTTCCGCGTTGGCTACAAGCTCTAATGATGCGATCGCCACGATGTCGCCAGATTTTGACCCGCGATGCTTATAGTGCGGAACTGATTAGAAAAAGAGGCTATCAGAATACGAGCTTTGTCGGTTATCCAATTATGGATGTATTGGAACCGTCGGGCAAAGATTTAGCTTTGAGTCCTGATGTGCCAGCGATCGCTTTACTCTCAGGAAGTCGCTTGCCTGAAGCTGCCGAAAATCTCGTATTGCAATTGCAGTTATGCGAAAAGATTGCTCAAGAATATGCGCCTCACCCTGTCCAATTTCGTGCGGCGATCGTCCCAAGTGTTGCCCCTCAATTACCTGAACTAGCTGTCCAAGCAGGTTGGCAATATGCTGATGGCAAAATGTACCATCCAAAAACAAATATCAGTGTTCTTTGTTTTAGTGATGCTTTTGCGGATATTTTGCATCATTGTGACTTAGCGATCGGGATGGCGGGAACTGCTGTTGAGCAGATGGTCGGCTTGGGAAAACCTGTGATTCAAATCATGGGAAATGGTCCCCAATTTTCCTATCGCTTTGCGAATGCACAGGAACGGTTGTTAGGTTTATCAGTACAAACGATTGGGAAGGAACCAGCTACTCTCAAAATTTTGCAGGAAGCGGCTCAATGTGTAAAGCGAACTCTCAGCGATCGCGATTATTTGGAACGCTGTAAACAAAATGGAATGGAACGGGTTGGAGCAAAAGGTGGTTCTGAGAGATTAGCTGATGCGATCGCGCAAATATTGGCAAAGTCTTGTTAA
- a CDS encoding efflux RND transporter periplasmic adaptor subunit, producing MQTTVSPKQENKKPKSFWTKPWFVVVLLVVVLGGGFTAFRVLASMNQNRTSINDQTQLVESKSLDIKIKASGSVVPIETVNLSPKQAGKLIELLVEQGARVNRGQVIARMDNANLIPQLYQAQANAAASEANLLKLRNGSRPEDIAAAQARVDAARGRLDAARSRLALTNMKTTRFQGLQTEGAISSDRFDEVVTDDRSAQADLQTAQANLMEATRLLEETRNGSRAEDIAQAEAQLAQAIAGIRIIEVQIEDTIIRAPFAGIITQKYANAGAFVTPTTTASATNSSTSTSIVAIANGLEIIAKVPEVDISQIKVGQEVEIIADAFPTEVFKGKVRLIAPEAIIEQNVTSFQVRVILETGKDKLQSGMNTDLRFIGQRINSALVVPTVAIVTEEGQTGLLIADEKGKSKFQPVTIGTTVDNQTQILSGAKVGDRVFVKLPDKKP from the coding sequence ATGCAAACTACTGTTTCCCCCAAACAAGAAAATAAAAAGCCCAAAAGTTTTTGGACAAAGCCTTGGTTCGTTGTAGTTTTACTCGTCGTTGTGCTAGGCGGTGGATTTACAGCCTTTCGCGTTTTGGCTAGCATGAATCAAAACCGAACATCAATTAATGACCAAACTCAATTAGTTGAGTCTAAGTCTTTAGATATCAAAATTAAAGCTAGCGGATCTGTTGTACCCATTGAAACTGTCAACCTCAGTCCCAAGCAGGCAGGAAAACTAATTGAGCTATTGGTTGAGCAAGGGGCGCGAGTTAATCGGGGGCAAGTCATCGCTAGAATGGACAATGCAAACTTGATCCCGCAGCTTTATCAGGCTCAGGCTAATGCGGCGGCAAGTGAAGCTAATTTACTTAAATTACGTAATGGTAGCCGTCCTGAAGATATTGCAGCCGCTCAGGCGAGGGTGGATGCTGCTCGTGGTCGTCTAGATGCAGCCCGATCGCGCTTAGCCTTAACCAACATGAAAACAACTCGTTTTCAGGGTTTACAAACTGAAGGAGCCATTTCTAGCGATCGCTTTGATGAGGTTGTAACTGATGATCGCAGCGCTCAGGCGGACTTGCAAACGGCTCAAGCCAATCTGATGGAGGCAACTCGTCTATTGGAAGAAACCCGCAATGGTAGCCGTGCTGAAGATATTGCCCAAGCTGAAGCACAACTTGCTCAAGCGATCGCTGGTATCAGAATCATCGAAGTCCAGATCGAAGATACGATTATTCGCGCTCCCTTTGCGGGCATCATCACTCAAAAATATGCCAATGCAGGAGCCTTTGTCACACCGACAACAACTGCTTCGGCAACCAATTCTTCAACATCGACTTCGATTGTGGCGATCGCTAATGGCTTAGAGATCATTGCTAAAGTCCCTGAAGTGGATATTTCCCAAATTAAGGTTGGTCAAGAAGTAGAAATTATTGCTGATGCTTTTCCAACTGAGGTGTTTAAGGGCAAAGTGCGTTTGATTGCGCCTGAAGCGATCATTGAGCAGAATGTGACATCCTTCCAAGTGCGGGTAATCTTAGAAACTGGCAAAGATAAGTTGCAATCGGGTATGAATACTGATTTGCGCTTTATTGGTCAGAGAATTAATAGTGCGTTGGTTGTGCCGACGGTGGCGATCGTCACGGAAGAAGGGCAAACAGGTTTATTAATTGCTGATGAAAAGGGAAAGTCCAAATTTCAACCCGTGACGATTGGGACAACGGTGGATAATCAGACTCAAATTTTAAGTGGTGCAAAAGTCGGCGATCGCGTATTTGTAAAACTACCAGATAAAAAGCCATAA
- a CDS encoding adenylate/guanylate cyclase domain-containing protein: MSQPVTTWDEKPHIVLHGSQGTMQIPLVNAYSWTLGRGSENDIPLSDKCASRNHAMFQIVGESSYFLIDLGSRNGSFVNGRRVTIPINLKNGDRVTLGETNLEFYCPETITSPDTSSTQNEENTDAAATAMLHKRQLITVLVVDIRDFTKLTQQMDEHILSEAIGTWFRRAGEIIDRHGSWVDKYIGDAVMTVWIHEAGKGSDTVATQDMLKVYRALYELYEMSNELNQQFELPFQLRVGAGINTGYAMVGQMGTSEHPDYTALGDTVNAAFRLESSTKQLGLDVAIGSATYSHTPYAAVLLPLKQYSVELKGYTTPTITYAGTFNELGTYIQKLDAD; encoded by the coding sequence GTGAGTCAGCCTGTCACAACTTGGGATGAAAAACCACATATCGTACTTCATGGATCTCAAGGTACGATGCAGATTCCCCTTGTGAATGCATATTCTTGGACGTTAGGGCGCGGCTCAGAAAATGATATCCCCCTATCGGATAAATGTGCATCGCGCAACCACGCCATGTTTCAAATTGTTGGAGAAAGTAGTTATTTTCTGATCGATCTTGGTAGTCGCAATGGTTCATTTGTGAATGGACGACGGGTGACCATTCCCATCAACTTAAAAAATGGCGATCGCGTCACCCTTGGCGAAACAAATTTAGAATTTTATTGTCCTGAGACGATTACTTCTCCCGATACTAGCAGTACGCAAAACGAAGAAAATACCGATGCGGCGGCGACGGCGATGCTGCATAAGCGGCAACTAATTACAGTTTTAGTAGTTGATATTCGGGATTTCACCAAACTGACTCAGCAAATGGATGAGCATATTCTCTCAGAGGCGATCGGCACATGGTTTCGCCGAGCTGGTGAGATCATCGATCGCCATGGTAGCTGGGTAGATAAGTACATTGGTGATGCGGTGATGACTGTCTGGATTCACGAGGCTGGCAAGGGTTCAGATACTGTGGCTACCCAAGATATGCTCAAAGTCTATCGCGCTCTCTATGAACTGTATGAAATGAGCAATGAACTCAATCAGCAGTTTGAATTACCCTTTCAATTGCGTGTAGGTGCAGGGATAAACACTGGCTATGCCATGGTTGGACAAATGGGAACTAGTGAGCATCCAGACTATACGGCTCTTGGCGATACAGTGAATGCAGCTTTTCGATTGGAGTCCTCAACTAAGCAGTTGGGCTTGGATGTAGCGATCGGTTCGGCAACTTATAGTCATACGCCCTATGCGGCGGTATTACTACCACTTAAGCAATATTCTGTGGAGCTTAAAGGCTATACGACTCCCACGATTACCTATGCTGGCACGTTTAACGAATTAGGAACCTATATCCAGAAGCTAGACGCAGATTAA
- a CDS encoding peptidoglycan DD-metalloendopeptidase family protein, with product MSRSHQFFNLLSNRKSANKSQSLNIRLLSLTLCGFAGSVTLATPIAQANRLETFVYDLTDSKIEFSLKKDIEPKGTVINNPTRIVIDLPGIVYQGPTVRRRVGRGVQSVRVGQVDANTTRMVVELSPEVTLNPQDLRLKSRQPGHWTMQLPQSIAAIDLNSVSDFSLPVTGAAISSGFGWRVHPITGERKLHKGVDFAAPTGTPIFAAASGVVTYAGWSNGGYGNVVELRHENGALTLYAHANRVFVSKGQVVSKGQAIAEVGSTGRSTGPHLHFEIQPDGRTAVDPMDYLQLRQVTLDLASNSFKD from the coding sequence ATGTCTCGCTCCCACCAGTTTTTTAATTTATTGTCTAATCGCAAGTCAGCCAATAAATCCCAATCCCTGAATATACGCCTGTTATCACTAACTTTGTGTGGTTTTGCTGGTAGTGTTACGCTCGCAACACCCATAGCACAGGCCAATCGTCTCGAAACCTTCGTCTATGATTTAACCGATAGCAAGATCGAATTTTCGCTCAAAAAAGATATTGAGCCGAAGGGAACTGTGATTAATAATCCCACGCGCATCGTGATTGACTTACCAGGGATTGTCTATCAGGGCCCAACGGTAAGGCGGCGCGTCGGACGCGGAGTGCAATCGGTGCGCGTCGGACAGGTTGATGCCAATACCACCAGAATGGTTGTAGAGCTTTCGCCCGAAGTCACCCTCAATCCTCAAGATTTACGCCTCAAATCCAGACAACCCGGACATTGGACGATGCAACTTCCCCAAAGTATTGCAGCGATCGATCTTAATAGTGTTTCTGATTTTTCCCTCCCAGTTACAGGCGCAGCAATCAGTTCTGGGTTCGGCTGGCGTGTGCATCCAATCACAGGGGAACGAAAACTGCATAAAGGCGTTGATTTTGCGGCTCCCACTGGTACACCAATTTTTGCGGCGGCAAGTGGTGTAGTCACCTATGCGGGATGGTCAAACGGGGGCTATGGCAATGTGGTCGAGTTGCGCCATGAGAATGGTGCGTTGACGCTTTATGCCCATGCCAACAGGGTGTTTGTATCAAAAGGGCAAGTTGTGAGCAAGGGACAAGCGATCGCGGAAGTTGGCTCTACAGGACGCAGCACTGGGCCACATCTGCACTTTGAAATTCAACCTGATGGCAGAACTGCCGTTGATCCTATGGATTATTTACAACTGCGCCAAGTGACTCTCGATTTAGCCTCTAATAGTTTCAAAGATTAA